The following proteins are encoded in a genomic region of Vulpes vulpes isolate BD-2025 chromosome X, VulVul3, whole genome shotgun sequence:
- the L1CAM gene encoding neural cell adhesion molecule L1 isoform X4, with amino-acid sequence MESGSSRGSLPGTSPPLAPGSLRPRSVVRGSGAPLIPAGLRRQPRGHLPAPRSWSPDTPSNAPTPGSRPKPPTGPLLSGRSLSRARPAVPCRAAGAAGKMAVSLRYLWPLLLCSPCLLIQIPDEYEGYRVMEPPVITEQSPRRLVVFPTDDISLKCEASGKPEVQFRWTRDGVHFKPKEELGVTVHQAPHSGSFTITGNNSNFAQRFQGTYRCFASNKLGTAMSHEIQLMAEGAPKWSKETVKPVEVEEGESVILPCHPPPSAEPLRIYWMNSKILHIKQDERVTMGQNGNLYFANVLTSDNHSDYICHAHFPGTRTIIQKEPIDLRVKATNSMIDRKPRLLFPTNSSSHLVALQGQPLVLECIAEGFPTPSIKWLRPSGPMPADRVTYQNHNKTLQLLNVAEEDDGEYRCLAENSLGSDRHTYYVTVEAAPYWLHKPQSHLYGPGETARLDCQVQGRPQPEVTWRINGIPVEELAKDQKYRIQRGALILSNVQPSDTMVTQCEARNRHGLLLANAYIYVVQLPAKILTPDNETYMAVEGSTAYLLCKAFGAPVPSVQWLDKEGKTVLQDERFFPYTNGTLGIRDLQANDTGHYFCQAANDQNNVTIVANLQVKDATQITQGPQSAIEKKGSKVTFTCQASFDPSLQHSITWRGDGRNLQEFGDSDKYFIEDGRLVIHSVDYSDQGNYSCVAGTELDMVEGRAELLVVGSPGPVPHLELSDRHLLKQSQVRLSWRPAEDHNAPIEKYDIEFEDKEMAPEKWYSLGKVPGNQTSTTLKLSPYVHYTFRVTAINKYGPGEPSPASETVVTPEAAPEKNPVDVKGEGNETSNMVITWKPLRWMDWNAPQVQYRVQWRPQGTRGAWQEQIVSDPLLVVSNTSTFVPYEIKVQAVNSQGKGPEPQITIGYSGEDYPQASPEMEGIKILNSSAVLVRWWPVDPAQVKGHLRGYNVTYWWEGSQRRHSKRHVHRGHVVVAANTTSAVLGGLRPYSSYRLELRAFNGRGLGPASEMTFSTPEGVPGHPEALHLECQSDTSLLLHWQPPLSHNGVLTGYVLSYHPLDDGDKEQLSFDLPDPELRTHNLTNLSPHLRYRFQLQATTKEGPGEAIVREGGTMALSGTPDFGNISAMAGENYSVVSWVPKEGQCNFGFQIWFKALGDEKMGPHLPPQYVSYNQSSYTQWDLQPDTDYEIHLLKERVLLKMAVKTNGTGRVRLPPAGFATEGWFIGFISAIILLLLILLILCFIKRSKGGKYSVKDKEDTQVDSEARPMKDETFGEYSDNEEKAFGSSQPSLNGDIKPLGSDDSLADYGGSVDVQFNEDGSFIGQYSGKKEKEAAGGNDSSGAASPINPAGALE; translated from the exons ATGAAGGATACCGCG TGATGGAGCCACCTGTCATCACGGAACAGTCCCCACGGCGCCTGGTCGTCTTCCCCACAGATGACATCAGCCTCAAGTGTGAGGCCAGTGGCAAACCGGAAGTACA GTTCCGCTGGACTCGGGATGGCGTCCACTTCAAACCCAAGGAAGAACTGGGTGTGACCGTGCACCAGGCGCCACATTCTGGCTCCTTCACCATCACGGGCAACAACAGCAACTTTGCCCAGAGGTTCCAGGGCACCTACCGCTGCTTTGCCAGCAATAAGCTGGGCACGGCCATGTCCCATGAGATCCAGCTCATGGCCGAGG GTGCCCCCAAGTGGTCGAAGGAGACGGTGAAGCCCgtggaggtggaggaaggggagtcGGTCATTTTGCCTTGCCACCCACCACCCAGCGCCGAGCCGCTGCGCATCTACTGGATGAATAGCA AGATCTTGCACATCAAACAGGATGAGCGGGTGACAATGGGCCAGAACGGCAATCTCTACTTCGCCAACGTGCTCACCTCGGACAACCACTCAGACTACATCTGCCATGCCCACTTTCCTGGCACCCGGACCATCATCCAGAAGGAACCCATTGACCTCCGGGTCAAGGCCA CCAACAGCATGATCGACAGGAAGCCTCGCCTGCTCTTCCCCACCAACTCCAGCAGCCACCTGGTAGCCTTGCAGGGGCAGCCACTGGTCCTGGAGTGCATCGCCGAGGGCTT CCCCACACCCAGCATCAAGTGGCTGCGCCCCAGTGGCCCCATGCCAGCGGACCGAGTCACCTACCAGAACCACAACAAGACCCTGCAGCTGCTGAACGTGGCAGAGGAGGACGACGGCGAGTACCGGTGCCTGGCCGAGAACTCGCTGGGCAGCGACCGGCACACCTACTACGTCACGGTGGAGG CTGCCCCCTACTGGCTGCACAAGCCCCAGAGCCATCTGTATGGCCCCGGAGAGACTGCCCGCCTGGACTGCCAAGTGCAGGGGAGGCCCCAACCCGAGGTCACCTGGAGGATCAACGGGATTCCTGTGGAGG AGCTGGCCAAGGACCAGAAGTACCGGATCCAGCGTGGGGCCCTGATCCTGAGCAACGTCCAGCCCAGCGACACGATGGTGACGCAGTGCGAGGCCCGCAACCGGCACGGGCTCCTGCTGGCCAATGCCTACATCTATGTCGTTC AGCTTCCGGCCAAGATCCTGACCCCTGACAACGAGACATACATGGCGGTCGAGGGCAGCACGGCCTATCTTCTGTGCAAGGCCTTTGGAGCTCCTGTGCCCAGTGTCCAGTG GCTCGACAAGGAAGGGAAGACCGTGCTACAGGATGAACGCTTCTTCCCCTACACCAACGGGACCCTGGGCATCCGGGACCTCCAGGCCAATGACACTGGCCACTACTTTTGCCAGGCTGCCAACGACCAGAACAACGTGACCATTGTGGCTAACCTGCAGGTCAAAG ATGCCACTCAGATCACACAGGGGCCACAGAGTGCAATCGAGAAAAAAGGCTCAAAAGTGACTTTCACGTGCCAGGCCTCCTTTGACCCTTCCTTGCAGCACAGCATCACCTGGCGAGGGGACGGTCGAAACCTCCAGGAGTTTGGGGACAGTGACAA GTACTTCATAGAGGACGGGCGCCTGGTCATCCACAGCGTGGACTACAGTGACCAGGGCAACTACAGCTGCGTGGCCGGCACCGAGCTGGACATggtggagggcagggcagagctgCTGGTGGTGG GGAGCCCCGGGCCGGTGCCTCACCTGGAGCTGTCCGATCGCCACCTGCTGAAGCAGAGCCAGGTGCGCCTGTCCTGGAGACCCGCCGAGGACCACAACGCCCCCATCGAGA AGTATGACATTGAATTTGAAGACAAGGAGATGGCGCCTGAGAAATGGTACAGTTTGGGCAAGGTGCCCGGGAACCAGACCTCCACCACCCTCAAGCTGTCGCCCTACGTCCACTACACCTTTAGAGTGACGGCCATCAACAAATACGGCCCCggggagcccagcccagcctctgAGACTGTGGTCACACCCGAGGCAG CCCCAGAGAAGAACCCTGTGGACGTGAAGGGGGAAGGGAACGAGACCAGCAACATGGTCATCACTTGGAAG CCGCTTAGGTGGATGGACTGGAATGCCCCCCAGGTTCAGTACCGCGTCCAATGGCGCCCTCAGGGGACACGGGGTGCCTGGCAGGAACAGATCGTGAGCGACCCCCTCCTGGTCGTGTCCAACACCTCCACCTTTGTGCCTTATGAGATCAAAGTCCAGGCCGTCAACAGCCAGGGCAAGGGCCCTGAGCCCCAGATCACCATCGGCTACTCTGGGGAAGATT ACCCGCAGGCAAGCCCTGAGATGGAAGGCATCAAGATCCTCAATTCGAGCGCCGTGCTGGTCCGGTGGTGGCCTGTGGACCCAGCCCAGGTCAAGGGCCACCTCCGAGGATACAAT gtGACGTACTGGTGGGAGGGCAGTCAGAGGAGGCACAGCAAAAGGCATGTCCACAGAGGCCACGTGGTGGTGGCCGCCAACACCACCAGCGCCGTCCTGGGGGGCCTGAGGCCCTACAGCTCCTACCGTCTGGAGTTGCGGGCCTTCAATGGCCGAGGACTGGGGCCCGCCAGCGAGATGACCTTCAGCACCCCGGAAGGAG TGCCGGGCCACCCTGAGGCGCTGCACCTGGAGTGCCAGTCGGATACCAGCCTGCTGCTGCACTGGCAGCCCCCGCTCAGCCACAACGGCGTGCTCACCGGCTACGTGCTCTCCTACCACCCCC TGGACGACGGGGACAAGGAGCAGCTGTCCTTTGACCTTCCGGACCCCGAGCTGCGGACACACAACCTGACCAATCTGAGCCCCCACCTGCGCTACCGCTTCCAGCTGCAGGCCACCACCAAGGAGGGCCCCGGGGAGGCCATCGTGCGCGAGGGAGGCACCATGGCCTTGTCCG GGACCCCGGATTTTGGCAACATCTCGGCCATGGCTGGCGAGAACTACAGCGTGGTCTCCTGGGTCCCCAAGGAGGGCCAGTGCAACTTCGGCTTCCAGATCTGGTTCAAAGCCCTGGGGG ACGAGAAGATGGGCCCTCACCTGCCGCCGCAGTACGTCAGCTACAACCAGAGCTCCTACACGCAGTGGGACCTGCAGCCCGACACCGACTATGAGATCCACCTGCTCAAGGAGCGGGTGCTGCTGAAGATGGCCGTGAAGACCAACGGCACCG GCCGCGTGAGGCTCCCACCCGCCGGCTTCGCCACGGAGGGCTGGTTCATCGGCTTCATCAGCGCCATCATCCTCTTGCTCCTCATCCTGCTCATCCTCTGCTTTATCAAGCGCAGCAAAGGGGGCAAATACTCAG TGAAGGATAAGGAGGACACCCAGGTGGACTCCGAGGCCCGGCCGATGAAGGACGAGACCTTCGGCGAGTACAG TGACAACGAGGAGAAGGCCTTTGGCAGCAGCCAGCCGTCCCTCAATGGGGACATCAAGCCCCTGGGCAGTGACGACAGCCTGGCCGACTACGGGGGCAGCGTGGACGTGCAGTTCAACGAGGACGGCTCCTTCATCGGCCAGTACAGCggcaagaaggagaaggaggcggCAGGCGGCAACGACAGCTCAGGGGCCGCCTCCCCCATCAACCCTGCCGGGGCCCTAGAGTAG
- the L1CAM gene encoding neural cell adhesion molecule L1 isoform X6, with protein MLGCPVPESAPTPGSRPKPPTGPLLSGRSLSRARPAVPCRAAGAAGKMAVSLRYLWPLLLCSPCLLIQIPDEYEGYRVMEPPVITEQSPRRLVVFPTDDISLKCEASGKPEVQFRWTRDGVHFKPKEELGVTVHQAPHSGSFTITGNNSNFAQRFQGTYRCFASNKLGTAMSHEIQLMAEGAPKWSKETVKPVEVEEGESVILPCHPPPSAEPLRIYWMNSKILHIKQDERVTMGQNGNLYFANVLTSDNHSDYICHAHFPGTRTIIQKEPIDLRVKATNSMIDRKPRLLFPTNSSSHLVALQGQPLVLECIAEGFPTPSIKWLRPSGPMPADRVTYQNHNKTLQLLNVAEEDDGEYRCLAENSLGSDRHTYYVTVEAAPYWLHKPQSHLYGPGETARLDCQVQGRPQPEVTWRINGIPVEELAKDQKYRIQRGALILSNVQPSDTMVTQCEARNRHGLLLANAYIYVVQLPAKILTPDNETYMAVEGSTAYLLCKAFGAPVPSVQWLDKEGKTVLQDERFFPYTNGTLGIRDLQANDTGHYFCQAANDQNNVTIVANLQVKDATQITQGPQSAIEKKGSKVTFTCQASFDPSLQHSITWRGDGRNLQEFGDSDKYFIEDGRLVIHSVDYSDQGNYSCVAGTELDMVEGRAELLVVGSPGPVPHLELSDRHLLKQSQVRLSWRPAEDHNAPIEKYDIEFEDKEMAPEKWYSLGKVPGNQTSTTLKLSPYVHYTFRVTAINKYGPGEPSPASETVVTPEAAPEKNPVDVKGEGNETSNMVITWKPLRWMDWNAPQVQYRVQWRPQGTRGAWQEQIVSDPLLVVSNTSTFVPYEIKVQAVNSQGKGPEPQITIGYSGEDYPQASPEMEGIKILNSSAVLVRWWPVDPAQVKGHLRGYNVTYWWEGSQRRHSKRHVHRGHVVVAANTTSAVLGGLRPYSSYRLELRAFNGRGLGPASEMTFSTPEGVPGHPEALHLECQSDTSLLLHWQPPLSHNGVLTGYVLSYHPLDDGDKEQLSFDLPDPELRTHNLTNLSPHLRYRFQLQATTKEGPGEAIVREGGTMALSGTPDFGNISAMAGENYSVVSWVPKEGQCNFGFQIWFKALGDEKMGPHLPPQYVSYNQSSYTQWDLQPDTDYEIHLLKERVLLKMAVKTNGTGRVRLPPAGFATEGWFIGFISAIILLLLILLILCFIKRSKGGKYSVKDKEDTQVDSEARPMKDETFGEYR; from the exons ATGAAGGATACCGCG TGATGGAGCCACCTGTCATCACGGAACAGTCCCCACGGCGCCTGGTCGTCTTCCCCACAGATGACATCAGCCTCAAGTGTGAGGCCAGTGGCAAACCGGAAGTACA GTTCCGCTGGACTCGGGATGGCGTCCACTTCAAACCCAAGGAAGAACTGGGTGTGACCGTGCACCAGGCGCCACATTCTGGCTCCTTCACCATCACGGGCAACAACAGCAACTTTGCCCAGAGGTTCCAGGGCACCTACCGCTGCTTTGCCAGCAATAAGCTGGGCACGGCCATGTCCCATGAGATCCAGCTCATGGCCGAGG GTGCCCCCAAGTGGTCGAAGGAGACGGTGAAGCCCgtggaggtggaggaaggggagtcGGTCATTTTGCCTTGCCACCCACCACCCAGCGCCGAGCCGCTGCGCATCTACTGGATGAATAGCA AGATCTTGCACATCAAACAGGATGAGCGGGTGACAATGGGCCAGAACGGCAATCTCTACTTCGCCAACGTGCTCACCTCGGACAACCACTCAGACTACATCTGCCATGCCCACTTTCCTGGCACCCGGACCATCATCCAGAAGGAACCCATTGACCTCCGGGTCAAGGCCA CCAACAGCATGATCGACAGGAAGCCTCGCCTGCTCTTCCCCACCAACTCCAGCAGCCACCTGGTAGCCTTGCAGGGGCAGCCACTGGTCCTGGAGTGCATCGCCGAGGGCTT CCCCACACCCAGCATCAAGTGGCTGCGCCCCAGTGGCCCCATGCCAGCGGACCGAGTCACCTACCAGAACCACAACAAGACCCTGCAGCTGCTGAACGTGGCAGAGGAGGACGACGGCGAGTACCGGTGCCTGGCCGAGAACTCGCTGGGCAGCGACCGGCACACCTACTACGTCACGGTGGAGG CTGCCCCCTACTGGCTGCACAAGCCCCAGAGCCATCTGTATGGCCCCGGAGAGACTGCCCGCCTGGACTGCCAAGTGCAGGGGAGGCCCCAACCCGAGGTCACCTGGAGGATCAACGGGATTCCTGTGGAGG AGCTGGCCAAGGACCAGAAGTACCGGATCCAGCGTGGGGCCCTGATCCTGAGCAACGTCCAGCCCAGCGACACGATGGTGACGCAGTGCGAGGCCCGCAACCGGCACGGGCTCCTGCTGGCCAATGCCTACATCTATGTCGTTC AGCTTCCGGCCAAGATCCTGACCCCTGACAACGAGACATACATGGCGGTCGAGGGCAGCACGGCCTATCTTCTGTGCAAGGCCTTTGGAGCTCCTGTGCCCAGTGTCCAGTG GCTCGACAAGGAAGGGAAGACCGTGCTACAGGATGAACGCTTCTTCCCCTACACCAACGGGACCCTGGGCATCCGGGACCTCCAGGCCAATGACACTGGCCACTACTTTTGCCAGGCTGCCAACGACCAGAACAACGTGACCATTGTGGCTAACCTGCAGGTCAAAG ATGCCACTCAGATCACACAGGGGCCACAGAGTGCAATCGAGAAAAAAGGCTCAAAAGTGACTTTCACGTGCCAGGCCTCCTTTGACCCTTCCTTGCAGCACAGCATCACCTGGCGAGGGGACGGTCGAAACCTCCAGGAGTTTGGGGACAGTGACAA GTACTTCATAGAGGACGGGCGCCTGGTCATCCACAGCGTGGACTACAGTGACCAGGGCAACTACAGCTGCGTGGCCGGCACCGAGCTGGACATggtggagggcagggcagagctgCTGGTGGTGG GGAGCCCCGGGCCGGTGCCTCACCTGGAGCTGTCCGATCGCCACCTGCTGAAGCAGAGCCAGGTGCGCCTGTCCTGGAGACCCGCCGAGGACCACAACGCCCCCATCGAGA AGTATGACATTGAATTTGAAGACAAGGAGATGGCGCCTGAGAAATGGTACAGTTTGGGCAAGGTGCCCGGGAACCAGACCTCCACCACCCTCAAGCTGTCGCCCTACGTCCACTACACCTTTAGAGTGACGGCCATCAACAAATACGGCCCCggggagcccagcccagcctctgAGACTGTGGTCACACCCGAGGCAG CCCCAGAGAAGAACCCTGTGGACGTGAAGGGGGAAGGGAACGAGACCAGCAACATGGTCATCACTTGGAAG CCGCTTAGGTGGATGGACTGGAATGCCCCCCAGGTTCAGTACCGCGTCCAATGGCGCCCTCAGGGGACACGGGGTGCCTGGCAGGAACAGATCGTGAGCGACCCCCTCCTGGTCGTGTCCAACACCTCCACCTTTGTGCCTTATGAGATCAAAGTCCAGGCCGTCAACAGCCAGGGCAAGGGCCCTGAGCCCCAGATCACCATCGGCTACTCTGGGGAAGATT ACCCGCAGGCAAGCCCTGAGATGGAAGGCATCAAGATCCTCAATTCGAGCGCCGTGCTGGTCCGGTGGTGGCCTGTGGACCCAGCCCAGGTCAAGGGCCACCTCCGAGGATACAAT gtGACGTACTGGTGGGAGGGCAGTCAGAGGAGGCACAGCAAAAGGCATGTCCACAGAGGCCACGTGGTGGTGGCCGCCAACACCACCAGCGCCGTCCTGGGGGGCCTGAGGCCCTACAGCTCCTACCGTCTGGAGTTGCGGGCCTTCAATGGCCGAGGACTGGGGCCCGCCAGCGAGATGACCTTCAGCACCCCGGAAGGAG TGCCGGGCCACCCTGAGGCGCTGCACCTGGAGTGCCAGTCGGATACCAGCCTGCTGCTGCACTGGCAGCCCCCGCTCAGCCACAACGGCGTGCTCACCGGCTACGTGCTCTCCTACCACCCCC TGGACGACGGGGACAAGGAGCAGCTGTCCTTTGACCTTCCGGACCCCGAGCTGCGGACACACAACCTGACCAATCTGAGCCCCCACCTGCGCTACCGCTTCCAGCTGCAGGCCACCACCAAGGAGGGCCCCGGGGAGGCCATCGTGCGCGAGGGAGGCACCATGGCCTTGTCCG GGACCCCGGATTTTGGCAACATCTCGGCCATGGCTGGCGAGAACTACAGCGTGGTCTCCTGGGTCCCCAAGGAGGGCCAGTGCAACTTCGGCTTCCAGATCTGGTTCAAAGCCCTGGGGG ACGAGAAGATGGGCCCTCACCTGCCGCCGCAGTACGTCAGCTACAACCAGAGCTCCTACACGCAGTGGGACCTGCAGCCCGACACCGACTATGAGATCCACCTGCTCAAGGAGCGGGTGCTGCTGAAGATGGCCGTGAAGACCAACGGCACCG GCCGCGTGAGGCTCCCACCCGCCGGCTTCGCCACGGAGGGCTGGTTCATCGGCTTCATCAGCGCCATCATCCTCTTGCTCCTCATCCTGCTCATCCTCTGCTTTATCAAGCGCAGCAAAGGGGGCAAATACTCAG TGAAGGATAAGGAGGACACCCAGGTGGACTCCGAGGCCCGGCCGATGAAGGACGAGACCTTCGGCGAGTACAGGTGA
- the L1CAM gene encoding neural cell adhesion molecule L1 isoform X2 has translation MAVSLRYLWPLLLCSPCLLIQIPDEYEGYRVMEPPVITEQSPRRLVVFPTDDISLKCEASGKPEVQFRWTRDGVHFKPKEELGVTVHQAPHSGSFTITGNNSNFAQRFQGTYRCFASNKLGTAMSHEIQLMAEGAPKWSKETVKPVEVEEGESVILPCHPPPSAEPLRIYWMNSKILHIKQDERVTMGQNGNLYFANVLTSDNHSDYICHAHFPGTRTIIQKEPIDLRVKATNSMIDRKPRLLFPTNSSSHLVALQGQPLVLECIAEGFPTPSIKWLRPSGPMPADRVTYQNHNKTLQLLNVAEEDDGEYRCLAENSLGSDRHTYYVTVEAAPYWLHKPQSHLYGPGETARLDCQVQGRPQPEVTWRINGIPVEELAKDQKYRIQRGALILSNVQPSDTMVTQCEARNRHGLLLANAYIYVVQLPAKILTPDNETYMAVEGSTAYLLCKAFGAPVPSVQWLDKEGKTVLQDERFFPYTNGTLGIRDLQANDTGHYFCQAANDQNNVTIVANLQVKDATQITQGPQSAIEKKGSKVTFTCQASFDPSLQHSITWRGDGRNLQEFGDSDKYFIEDGRLVIHSVDYSDQGNYSCVAGTELDMVEGRAELLVVGSPGPVPHLELSDRHLLKQSQVRLSWRPAEDHNAPIEKYDIEFEDKEMAPEKWYSLGKVPGNQTSTTLKLSPYVHYTFRVTAINKYGPGEPSPASETVVTPEAAPEKNPVDVKGEGNETSNMVITWKPLRWMDWNAPQVQYRVQWRPQGTRGAWQEQIVSDPLLVVSNTSTFVPYEIKVQAVNSQGKGPEPQITIGYSGEDYPQASPEMEGIKILNSSAVLVRWWPVDPAQVKGHLRGYNVTYWWEGSQRRHSKRHVHRGHVVVAANTTSAVLGGLRPYSSYRLELRAFNGRGLGPASEMTFSTPEGVPGHPEALHLECQSDTSLLLHWQPPLSHNGVLTGYVLSYHPLDDGDKEQLSFDLPDPELRTHNLTNLSPHLRYRFQLQATTKEGPGEAIVREGGTMALSGTPDFGNISAMAGENYSVVSWVPKEGQCNFGFQIWFKALGDEKMGPHLPPQYVSYNQSSYTQWDLQPDTDYEIHLLKERVLLKMAVKTNGTGRVRLPPAGFATEGWFIGFISAIILLLLILLILCFIKRSKGGKYSVKDKEDTQVDSEARPMKDETFGEYSDNEEKAFGSSQPSLNGDIKPLGSDDSLADYGGSVDVQFNEDGSFIGQYSGKKEKEAAGGNDSSGAASPINPAGALE, from the exons ATGAAGGATACCGCG TGATGGAGCCACCTGTCATCACGGAACAGTCCCCACGGCGCCTGGTCGTCTTCCCCACAGATGACATCAGCCTCAAGTGTGAGGCCAGTGGCAAACCGGAAGTACA GTTCCGCTGGACTCGGGATGGCGTCCACTTCAAACCCAAGGAAGAACTGGGTGTGACCGTGCACCAGGCGCCACATTCTGGCTCCTTCACCATCACGGGCAACAACAGCAACTTTGCCCAGAGGTTCCAGGGCACCTACCGCTGCTTTGCCAGCAATAAGCTGGGCACGGCCATGTCCCATGAGATCCAGCTCATGGCCGAGG GTGCCCCCAAGTGGTCGAAGGAGACGGTGAAGCCCgtggaggtggaggaaggggagtcGGTCATTTTGCCTTGCCACCCACCACCCAGCGCCGAGCCGCTGCGCATCTACTGGATGAATAGCA AGATCTTGCACATCAAACAGGATGAGCGGGTGACAATGGGCCAGAACGGCAATCTCTACTTCGCCAACGTGCTCACCTCGGACAACCACTCAGACTACATCTGCCATGCCCACTTTCCTGGCACCCGGACCATCATCCAGAAGGAACCCATTGACCTCCGGGTCAAGGCCA CCAACAGCATGATCGACAGGAAGCCTCGCCTGCTCTTCCCCACCAACTCCAGCAGCCACCTGGTAGCCTTGCAGGGGCAGCCACTGGTCCTGGAGTGCATCGCCGAGGGCTT CCCCACACCCAGCATCAAGTGGCTGCGCCCCAGTGGCCCCATGCCAGCGGACCGAGTCACCTACCAGAACCACAACAAGACCCTGCAGCTGCTGAACGTGGCAGAGGAGGACGACGGCGAGTACCGGTGCCTGGCCGAGAACTCGCTGGGCAGCGACCGGCACACCTACTACGTCACGGTGGAGG CTGCCCCCTACTGGCTGCACAAGCCCCAGAGCCATCTGTATGGCCCCGGAGAGACTGCCCGCCTGGACTGCCAAGTGCAGGGGAGGCCCCAACCCGAGGTCACCTGGAGGATCAACGGGATTCCTGTGGAGG AGCTGGCCAAGGACCAGAAGTACCGGATCCAGCGTGGGGCCCTGATCCTGAGCAACGTCCAGCCCAGCGACACGATGGTGACGCAGTGCGAGGCCCGCAACCGGCACGGGCTCCTGCTGGCCAATGCCTACATCTATGTCGTTC AGCTTCCGGCCAAGATCCTGACCCCTGACAACGAGACATACATGGCGGTCGAGGGCAGCACGGCCTATCTTCTGTGCAAGGCCTTTGGAGCTCCTGTGCCCAGTGTCCAGTG GCTCGACAAGGAAGGGAAGACCGTGCTACAGGATGAACGCTTCTTCCCCTACACCAACGGGACCCTGGGCATCCGGGACCTCCAGGCCAATGACACTGGCCACTACTTTTGCCAGGCTGCCAACGACCAGAACAACGTGACCATTGTGGCTAACCTGCAGGTCAAAG ATGCCACTCAGATCACACAGGGGCCACAGAGTGCAATCGAGAAAAAAGGCTCAAAAGTGACTTTCACGTGCCAGGCCTCCTTTGACCCTTCCTTGCAGCACAGCATCACCTGGCGAGGGGACGGTCGAAACCTCCAGGAGTTTGGGGACAGTGACAA GTACTTCATAGAGGACGGGCGCCTGGTCATCCACAGCGTGGACTACAGTGACCAGGGCAACTACAGCTGCGTGGCCGGCACCGAGCTGGACATggtggagggcagggcagagctgCTGGTGGTGG GGAGCCCCGGGCCGGTGCCTCACCTGGAGCTGTCCGATCGCCACCTGCTGAAGCAGAGCCAGGTGCGCCTGTCCTGGAGACCCGCCGAGGACCACAACGCCCCCATCGAGA AGTATGACATTGAATTTGAAGACAAGGAGATGGCGCCTGAGAAATGGTACAGTTTGGGCAAGGTGCCCGGGAACCAGACCTCCACCACCCTCAAGCTGTCGCCCTACGTCCACTACACCTTTAGAGTGACGGCCATCAACAAATACGGCCCCggggagcccagcccagcctctgAGACTGTGGTCACACCCGAGGCAG CCCCAGAGAAGAACCCTGTGGACGTGAAGGGGGAAGGGAACGAGACCAGCAACATGGTCATCACTTGGAAG CCGCTTAGGTGGATGGACTGGAATGCCCCCCAGGTTCAGTACCGCGTCCAATGGCGCCCTCAGGGGACACGGGGTGCCTGGCAGGAACAGATCGTGAGCGACCCCCTCCTGGTCGTGTCCAACACCTCCACCTTTGTGCCTTATGAGATCAAAGTCCAGGCCGTCAACAGCCAGGGCAAGGGCCCTGAGCCCCAGATCACCATCGGCTACTCTGGGGAAGATT ACCCGCAGGCAAGCCCTGAGATGGAAGGCATCAAGATCCTCAATTCGAGCGCCGTGCTGGTCCGGTGGTGGCCTGTGGACCCAGCCCAGGTCAAGGGCCACCTCCGAGGATACAAT gtGACGTACTGGTGGGAGGGCAGTCAGAGGAGGCACAGCAAAAGGCATGTCCACAGAGGCCACGTGGTGGTGGCCGCCAACACCACCAGCGCCGTCCTGGGGGGCCTGAGGCCCTACAGCTCCTACCGTCTGGAGTTGCGGGCCTTCAATGGCCGAGGACTGGGGCCCGCCAGCGAGATGACCTTCAGCACCCCGGAAGGAG TGCCGGGCCACCCTGAGGCGCTGCACCTGGAGTGCCAGTCGGATACCAGCCTGCTGCTGCACTGGCAGCCCCCGCTCAGCCACAACGGCGTGCTCACCGGCTACGTGCTCTCCTACCACCCCC TGGACGACGGGGACAAGGAGCAGCTGTCCTTTGACCTTCCGGACCCCGAGCTGCGGACACACAACCTGACCAATCTGAGCCCCCACCTGCGCTACCGCTTCCAGCTGCAGGCCACCACCAAGGAGGGCCCCGGGGAGGCCATCGTGCGCGAGGGAGGCACCATGGCCTTGTCCG GGACCCCGGATTTTGGCAACATCTCGGCCATGGCTGGCGAGAACTACAGCGTGGTCTCCTGGGTCCCCAAGGAGGGCCAGTGCAACTTCGGCTTCCAGATCTGGTTCAAAGCCCTGGGGG ACGAGAAGATGGGCCCTCACCTGCCGCCGCAGTACGTCAGCTACAACCAGAGCTCCTACACGCAGTGGGACCTGCAGCCCGACACCGACTATGAGATCCACCTGCTCAAGGAGCGGGTGCTGCTGAAGATGGCCGTGAAGACCAACGGCACCG GCCGCGTGAGGCTCCCACCCGCCGGCTTCGCCACGGAGGGCTGGTTCATCGGCTTCATCAGCGCCATCATCCTCTTGCTCCTCATCCTGCTCATCCTCTGCTTTATCAAGCGCAGCAAAGGGGGCAAATACTCAG TGAAGGATAAGGAGGACACCCAGGTGGACTCCGAGGCCCGGCCGATGAAGGACGAGACCTTCGGCGAGTACAG TGACAACGAGGAGAAGGCCTTTGGCAGCAGCCAGCCGTCCCTCAATGGGGACATCAAGCCCCTGGGCAGTGACGACAGCCTGGCCGACTACGGGGGCAGCGTGGACGTGCAGTTCAACGAGGACGGCTCCTTCATCGGCCAGTACAGCggcaagaaggagaaggaggcggCAGGCGGCAACGACAGCTCAGGGGCCGCCTCCCCCATCAACCCTGCCGGGGCCCTAGAGTAG